A genomic segment from Ramlibacter agri encodes:
- a CDS encoding c-type cytochrome, whose product MPDPNNDTGAGIYLRGTASSGQAVAGSRSAASKVQGTAAACANCHQRSGLGSREGRSFIPPITGRYLFRPLTQVNKDFDLPYVEGMRPDRPPYTDATLARAIREGVDSQDKPLSYLMPRYELGEADMAALVGYLKQLDQRHVPGISATALHFATIITPDADPVKRRGMLEVLQQFFAARNVRQLGAAPRIMGQGKSVYAGTLEMEHRRWELHVWELAGPPSDWQRQLDQFLASQPVLAVVSGLGGSTWAPVHAFCERAAVPCLFPNVEVPVDQQRDFYSLYFTRGVMLEADLMADAILQPEEGGKARTVRQFYRPGDSGAAGAAALAAALKGHGVEVTSQALVPGRTVGEELSSSAAPDALVLWLRPRDMATLGAAPAAGTAVYLSGLLGGLEGAPLPPDWRARAQLAYPFDLPDRRRVRVDFVLGWFRMRKIPIVDLQVQTDTYLACGLLSETLSHMVDALGRDYLVERMQSMLEHRIVTGYYPRLAMATGQRFASKGGYLVHFADGQGSRLLPDQGWKVP is encoded by the coding sequence TTGCCCGATCCGAACAATGACACCGGCGCGGGCATCTACCTGCGCGGCACGGCGAGCTCCGGCCAGGCTGTCGCCGGCAGCCGCAGCGCAGCCTCGAAGGTCCAGGGCACTGCAGCCGCCTGCGCGAACTGCCACCAGCGCAGCGGCCTGGGCAGCCGGGAAGGCCGCAGCTTCATCCCGCCGATCACCGGCCGCTACCTGTTCCGCCCGCTCACGCAGGTCAACAAGGATTTCGACCTGCCTTACGTCGAAGGGATGCGGCCCGATCGACCCCCTTACACGGATGCGACGCTGGCGCGTGCCATTCGGGAAGGCGTGGATTCGCAGGACAAGCCACTGAGCTACCTGATGCCTCGCTACGAGCTGGGAGAGGCCGACATGGCGGCGCTCGTCGGCTACCTGAAGCAGCTCGATCAGCGCCACGTGCCCGGCATTTCCGCGACGGCGCTGCACTTCGCCACGATCATCACCCCGGATGCCGATCCGGTGAAGCGGCGTGGAATGCTGGAGGTGCTGCAGCAGTTCTTCGCGGCGCGCAACGTGCGGCAACTCGGCGCCGCGCCCCGCATCATGGGCCAGGGCAAGTCGGTGTACGCCGGAACGCTCGAGATGGAGCATCGCCGCTGGGAACTGCATGTCTGGGAGCTGGCGGGGCCGCCGTCGGACTGGCAACGCCAGCTCGATCAGTTCCTGGCCAGCCAGCCGGTGCTGGCCGTCGTCTCCGGCCTGGGCGGCAGCACCTGGGCGCCCGTGCACGCCTTCTGCGAACGCGCGGCGGTCCCTTGCCTGTTCCCCAACGTCGAAGTCCCGGTCGACCAGCAGCGCGACTTCTACTCGCTGTACTTCACGCGGGGCGTGATGCTCGAGGCCGACTTGATGGCCGACGCCATCCTGCAACCGGAAGAAGGCGGCAAGGCGAGGACCGTGCGCCAGTTCTACCGCCCGGGAGACAGCGGCGCGGCCGGGGCCGCCGCACTCGCCGCTGCGCTCAAGGGCCACGGCGTCGAAGTCACGAGCCAGGCGCTAGTGCCGGGCAGGACCGTTGGCGAGGAGCTTTCGAGCTCCGCGGCGCCCGACGCACTGGTCCTGTGGCTGCGCCCCCGGGACATGGCGACGCTCGGTGCCGCACCGGCAGCGGGGACGGCCGTGTACCTCTCCGGCCTGCTCGGAGGACTCGAGGGTGCGCCGCTGCCTCCAGACTGGCGAGCCCGCGCGCAACTGGCCTATCCGTTCGACCTTCCGGATCGGCGGCGGGTGCGGGTCGACTTCGTGCTGGGCTGGTTCCGGATGCGCAAGATTCCCATCGTCGACCTGCAGGTGCAGACCGACACCTACCTGGCCTGTGGCCTGCTTTCGGAGACCTTGAGCCACATGGTGGACGCCCTGGGGCGGGACTACCTGGTGGAGCGCATGCAGTCGATGCTGGAGCACCGCATCGTCACGGGTTACTACCCGCGGCTGGCCATGGCCACCGGCCAGCGCTTCGCTTCGAAGGGCGGCTACCTGGTTCACTTCGCCGACGGCCAGGGTTCGCGCCTGCTCCCGGACCAGGGCTGGAAAGTGCCCTGA
- a CDS encoding response regulator — protein sequence MSIRVLLVDDNNLFRKGLAALISAHPDFTVVADVSTCKEAVQAALHIDPDVVVTDIALGGVNGLECVAELKRRQPHVRIILLTSLRTEGHVRAALRIGADGYLLKNATIEEVQLALRNVAMGKKYLSPDVSEHVFDTFLHPQRAQAPISRLDGLTTRERSILQLIAEGRTNKGAAEFLSVSPKTVEKHRATLMRKLGLRNAAELTMVAIELGLVERPDSLARLNPDSLSAGEPRSYRTRQPLEREPGSFDGAPLDPDIPPAYAPRCEANDG from the coding sequence ATGAGCATCCGCGTTCTCCTCGTCGACGACAACAACCTCTTTCGCAAGGGGCTGGCCGCCTTGATCTCGGCGCACCCCGACTTCACGGTGGTGGCCGACGTCAGCACCTGCAAGGAGGCGGTCCAGGCGGCGCTCCACATCGACCCCGACGTCGTGGTCACGGACATCGCGCTCGGCGGCGTCAACGGCCTCGAGTGCGTGGCGGAGCTCAAGCGCCGCCAGCCGCACGTTCGTATCATCCTCCTGACCAGCCTGCGCACCGAAGGGCACGTGCGCGCCGCCCTGCGCATCGGCGCCGACGGCTACCTGCTGAAGAACGCCACGATCGAGGAAGTGCAGCTGGCGCTGCGCAATGTCGCGATGGGCAAGAAGTACCTGAGCCCCGACGTCTCCGAGCACGTCTTCGACACCTTCCTCCACCCGCAACGCGCCCAGGCGCCGATCTCCCGCCTCGACGGGCTGACGACACGCGAGCGCAGCATCCTGCAACTGATCGCCGAAGGGCGCACCAACAAGGGCGCCGCGGAGTTCCTGAGCGTGAGCCCCAAGACGGTGGAAAAGCATCGGGCGACCCTGATGCGCAAGCTCGGCCTGCGCAACGCCGCGGAATTGACGATGGTCGCGATCGAGCTCGGCCTGGTCGAAAGGCCCGATTCGCTCGCGCGCCTGAACCCGGACTCGCTCAGCGCCGGCGAGCCGCGCAGCTATCGCACTCGCCAGCCCCTGGAGCGCGAGCCAGGCAGCTTCGATGGGGCGCCGCTCGACCCCGACATCCCGCCCGCGTACGCGCCACGCTGCGAGGCGAACGACGGCTGA
- a CDS encoding type II secretion system protein, with protein sequence MSASAFLHRTPSRVGQRGAVLLALLVALALLAVGLMHTVDVWSMSRQRERETELLFVGDQYRQAIQRYYTSAPRGGQRGYPPNLEVLLDDDRFPTPVHHLRRAYPDPITGKAEWGLLKAGDRIVGVYSLSEAAPLKKANFSPAHQAFKDAASYQDWVFAYVPRRGVVVPATPASAAPPATPPRKPPTSPRRSPS encoded by the coding sequence ATGAGCGCGAGCGCTTTCCTGCATCGCACGCCTTCCCGCGTTGGCCAGCGCGGCGCCGTCCTGCTCGCCCTGCTGGTCGCACTGGCGCTGCTCGCGGTCGGCCTGATGCACACGGTCGATGTCTGGAGCATGTCGCGCCAGCGTGAGCGTGAGACCGAACTGCTCTTCGTCGGCGACCAGTACCGGCAAGCGATCCAGCGCTACTACACGTCGGCGCCTCGGGGCGGGCAGCGCGGTTATCCGCCCAATCTGGAAGTCCTGCTAGATGACGACCGCTTTCCGACCCCCGTGCACCACCTGCGTCGCGCCTATCCCGATCCGATCACCGGCAAGGCCGAATGGGGGCTGCTGAAGGCCGGCGACCGCATCGTGGGGGTCTACAGCCTGTCGGAGGCCGCGCCGCTCAAGAAGGCCAACTTCAGCCCGGCGCACCAGGCCTTCAAGGACGCGGCGTCGTACCAGGACTGGGTCTTCGCCTACGTGCCCCGCCGCGGAGTGGTCGTGCCCGCAACGCCTGCGTCCGCGGCCCCCCCGGCGACACCGCCACGCAAACCGCCTACCTCGCCCCGCCGGAGCCCGTCATGA
- a CDS encoding type II secretion system protein: MRKLRHGFTLIEILVVMTLIALLLTLAVPRYFRSVDSGKATVQRQNLATIRDAIDKFSADLGRYPESLDELVARHYLRQVPVDPVSELATWTIVAPADPTQGNVYDVMPASSPASSPAAPPAAPPAASPASSGAAS; the protein is encoded by the coding sequence ATGCGCAAACTCCGCCACGGGTTCACCTTGATCGAGATCCTCGTCGTCATGACCCTGATCGCGCTGCTGCTGACGCTCGCCGTACCGCGCTACTTCCGCTCCGTCGACAGCGGAAAGGCCACTGTCCAGCGGCAGAACCTGGCGACGATCCGCGACGCGATCGACAAGTTCAGCGCCGACCTCGGCCGCTACCCCGAATCGCTCGACGAACTGGTCGCCAGGCACTACCTGCGCCAGGTTCCCGTCGATCCGGTCAGCGAGCTGGCCACCTGGACCATCGTCGCGCCAGCCGATCCGACGCAGGGCAACGTCTACGACGTGATGCCGGCCTCATCGCCGGCTTCGTCGCCCGCCGCACCACCGGCCGCACCACCGGCCGCATCACCGGCCTCGTCGGGGGCCGCATCATGA
- a CDS encoding type II secretion system protein: MNAARSRAPARGFTLIELLITLALVGLLAMTSLPLYQVTERRLKESELREALRTIRSGLDAYKAAVDAGALKKEAGQSGYPPTLEILTESLQRADAADPNGTDAASRIQILRRLPRDPFFADPQVPAAQTWNLRGYASRADDPQPAADVFDVSSKSTATALDGTPYASW; this comes from the coding sequence ATGAACGCTGCCCGCAGCCGCGCGCCCGCGCGCGGCTTCACGCTCATCGAGCTGCTGATCACGCTGGCGCTGGTCGGCTTGCTGGCGATGACGAGCCTGCCGCTGTACCAGGTCACGGAGCGGCGGCTCAAGGAAAGCGAGCTGCGCGAAGCGCTGCGGACCATTCGCAGCGGACTCGATGCCTACAAGGCCGCAGTCGACGCCGGCGCACTGAAGAAGGAGGCCGGGCAATCGGGCTATCCGCCGACGCTCGAGATCCTCACCGAGTCCTTGCAGCGCGCCGACGCTGCCGACCCGAACGGCACGGACGCGGCGAGCCGGATCCAGATCCTCCGGCGCCTGCCACGCGACCCCTTCTTTGCCGACCCGCAGGTGCCGGCTGCGCAGACCTGGAACCTCCGCGGCTACGCCAGCCGGGCGGACGACCCGCAGCCGGCCGCTGACGTCTTCGACGTGTCTTCGAAGTCGACCGCGACCGCGCTCGACGGCACACCGTACGCATCGTGGTAG